The bacterium genome window below encodes:
- a CDS encoding permease, with protein sequence MNLDWGTFWWIVRDETARMWWIFVLGVLLAAAIKTFKLDKRIRKRLAGRTHGAILFAVGVALVSPLCSCGVIPLIVSLIYGGVPLAPVFALLITSPLMSPDAFLLTLRGLGPALAFGKLASAVAAGLAGGYLVVWMQRAGWIRGEGLLSAERPDIREKCMEGAAPDDPRRGLQVPERRLWYFGLMVKDMAWIIGRFFVPAILLEAAIVAFVPIAWMRALAGAQGVGSVLVATLAGIPVPLPQVAAVPVIRGLMTQGMNAGAAMALLVSGPVASIPAFAVLTGIFQRPVLALYVATGFVTAVLAGLTLLALG encoded by the coding sequence ATGAACCTCGACTGGGGCACCTTCTGGTGGATCGTTCGCGACGAGACGGCGCGAATGTGGTGGATCTTCGTTCTCGGCGTGCTCCTCGCCGCGGCCATCAAGACGTTCAAGCTCGACAAGAGGATCCGCAAGCGGCTGGCCGGGCGCACGCACGGCGCCATCCTCTTTGCCGTCGGCGTCGCGCTGGTCTCGCCGCTCTGCTCCTGCGGGGTCATCCCGTTGATCGTCTCGCTGATCTACGGCGGAGTCCCCCTCGCCCCGGTCTTCGCGCTGCTGATCACCTCGCCCCTGATGAGCCCGGACGCCTTCCTGCTCACCCTCCGCGGGCTCGGTCCGGCGCTGGCCTTCGGAAAGCTCGCGAGCGCGGTCGCGGCGGGTCTCGCGGGCGGCTACCTCGTCGTCTGGATGCAGCGGGCCGGCTGGATCCGGGGCGAGGGCCTCCTCTCGGCCGAGCGCCCCGACATCCGGGAGAAGTGCATGGAGGGCGCCGCCCCCGACGACCCGCGCCGGGGGCTCCAGGTCCCGGAGCGGCGCCTCTGGTACTTCGGCCTGATGGTCAAGGACATGGCGTGGATCATCGGCCGCTTCTTCGTGCCGGCGATCCTCCTCGAGGCGGCGATCGTCGCCTTCGTGCCGATCGCCTGGATGCGCGCCCTCGCGGGTGCGCAGGGGGTCGGTTCCGTGCTCGTCGCGACGCTCGCCGGGATCCCGGTGCCGCTGCCGCAGGTGGCGGCGGTGCCGGTGATCCGCGGCCTGATGACGCAGGGCATGAACGCCGGTGCGGCGATGGCGCTGCTCGTCTCCGGGCCGGTCGCGAGCATCCCGGCCTTCGCCGTCCTCACGGGGATCTTCCAGCGGCCGGTGCTTGCGCTCTACGTCGCGACGGGCTTCGTCACCGCGGTCCTGGCCGGCTTGACGCTGCTGGCCCTCGGCTAA